A window of Polyodon spathula isolate WHYD16114869_AA chromosome 22, ASM1765450v1, whole genome shotgun sequence contains these coding sequences:
- the ddx46 gene encoding probable ATP-dependent RNA helicase DDX46 isoform X3, giving the protein MKKKQLKTPALRHYRKRSASRGRSGSRSPEKRVKRDERVRSRSRERERRRERTHSRERRRSRSRERKRVRRSRSRERRRSRSRDRRGRRSRSTSPSKSRKTDDGSKSKEKNDSAESSAEKKKIKEEKEEEKDEANFDQNKLEEEMRKRKERVEKWREEQRKKAMENIGELKRELEEMKQGKKWSLEDDDDDDEDGVAVAPEEEAQAEAEEVAVEAEADSMDTVDDEQDTLDAYMEEVKEEVKKFNMGSMKGANDKKSGTTVTKVMTVLTTKKASFDSEKKKGELMENDQDAMEYSSEEEEVDLQTALTGYQSKQRKLLEPVDHQKIEYEPYRKNFYVEVPELTRMTPEEVHIYRLELEGIAVKGKGCPKPIKTWVQCGISMKILSALKKQNYDKPTPIQAQAIPAIMSGRDLIGIAKTGSGKTIAFLLPMFRHIMDQRPLEEAEGPIAVIMTPTRELALQITKECKKCSKPLGLRVVCVYGGTGISEQIAELKRGAEIIVCTPGRMIDMLGANNGRVTNLRRVTYVVVDEADRMFDMGFEPQVMRIVDNIRPDRQTVMFSATFPRAMEALARRILSKPVEVQVGGRSIVCSDVEQHVIVLEEENKFLKLLELLGHYQEKGSVIIFVDKQEHADGLLKELMKASYPCMSLHGGIDQYDRDSIINDFKNGACRLLVATSVAARGLDVKHLILVINYNCPNHYEDYVHRAGRTGRAGNKGFVYTFITEDQARFAVDIIKALELSGSAVPPELEQLWNNFKDQQKAEGKSIKSSSGFSGKGFKFDETEHALANERKKLQKAALGLQDSDDEDGALDIDEQIESMFNSKKRVKDMAAPGGGGGGVANATAGGGGGPSMLVPSAGNAEKLEIAKKLALKINAQKNLGSEALDVMQQATNAVLRGGTIQPQSVSAKTIAEQLAEKINAKLNYIPVEKQEEEKQESAQNETLKRYEEELEINDFPQTARWKVTSKEALQRIGEYSEAAITIRGTYFPPGKEPKEGERKIYLAIESANELAVQKAKAEISRLIKEELIRLQNSYQPTSKGRYKVL; this is encoded by the exons atgaagaaaaagcagTTGAAAACCCCAGCATTGAG GCACTACCGGAAGCGCTCTGCCTCGAGGGGCCGGTCCGGGAGCCGCTCTCCAGAGAAGCGTGTGAAGCGTGATGAGCGCGTCCGCTCCAGGAGCAGAGAGCGAGAGCGCAGGAGAGAGAGgactcacagcagagagaggaggaggtcTCGGTCCAGGGAGAGGAAGCGGGTCAG ACGCTCTCGCAGCCGGGAGAGGAGGCGCTCCCGCAGTCGGGACCGCAGGGGTCGGAGGTCACGCTCCACCAGCCCTAGCAAGAGCAGGAAGACTGATGACGG ATCAAAATCCAAGGAGAAAAATGACAGTGCAGAGTCCTCTgctgaaaagaagaaaataaaagaggAAAAAGAGGAAGAAAAGGATGAAGCT AACTTTGACCAGAATAAGCTGGAGGAGGAGATGAGGAAAAGGAAAGAGCGAGTGGAGAAATGGAGAGAAGAGCAGCGGAAGAAAGCAATGGAAAACATCGGGGAGCTGAAGAGGGAGCTGGAGGAGATGAAGCAGGGAAAGAAGTGGAGCCTTGAGGATGATGATG atgatgatgaggatggggTGGCAGTGGCTCCAGAGGAAGAGGCTCAGGCAGAGGCAGAAGAGGTAGCAgtagaggcagaggcagacaGCATGGACACTGTGGATGATGAGCAGGACACGCTAGACGCCTACATGGAGGAGGTGAAGGAGGAGGTGAAGAAATTCAACATGGGTAGCATGAAGGGTGCAAATGACAAG AAGAGTGGTACAACAGTAACCAAAGTGATGACTGTATTAACAACCAAAAAAGCATCTTTTGACTCTGAGAAGAAGAAAGGGGAGCTGATGGAGAATGACCAGGATGCAATGGAG TACTCCTCAGAAGAGGAGGAGGTTGATCTTCAGACTGCACTCACTGGGTATCAGTCGAAACAGAGGAAGCTGCTGGAACCTGTGGACCATCAGAAGATTGAGTATGAACCGTACCGCAAGAACTTCTACGTCGAGGTTCCTGAGCTGACTAGAATGACTCCGGAAG AAGTGCATATCTACCGGTTGGAATTGGAAGGGATTGCAGTGAAGGGTAAAGGCTGCCCCAAACCAATCAAGACCTGGGTGCAGTGTGGCATCTCTATGAAGATTTTAAGCGCTCTTAAAAA ACAAAACTATGACAAACCTACACCAATCCAAGCCCAGGCTATTCCTGCCATCATGAGTGGCAGGGATCTGATTGGGATTGCTAAAACCGGCAGTGGCAAGACCATCGCCTTCCTGCTGCCCATGTTCCGGCACATCATGGACCAGAGACCTTTGGAGGAAGCTGAGGGTCCGATTG CTGTCATCATGACCCCGACTCGAGAACTGGCCCTTCAGATTACTAAAGAGTGCAAGAAGTGCTCCAAGCCTCTGGGTCTCCGGGTGGTCTGTGTGTATGGAGGCACAGGAATCAgtgagcag ATTGCAGAACTGAAGAGAGGAGCTGAGATCATTGTGTGCACGCCCGGGCGCATGATTGACATGTTGGGAGCCAATAATG GTCGAGTCACAAACCTGCGCAGAGTCACCTACGTTGTGGTAGATGAAGCTGACAGGATGTTTGACATGGGTTTTGAACCACAG GTCATGCGCATTGTCGACAACATCCGTCCCGACCGGCAGACAGTGATGTTCTCAGCCACGTTCCCCAGAGCCATGGAGGCCCTCGCTCGGAGGATATTGTCCAAACCTGTGGAGGTGCAAGTGGGAGGCAGAAGCATCGTGTGCTCAGATGTGGAGCAGCATGTG ATTGTCCTTGAGGAAGAGAACAAGTTCCTGAAGCTGCTGGAACTGCTGGGTCACTACCAGGAGAAGGGCTCCGTTATAATATTTGTAGACAAACAGGAGCATGCAGATGGGCTGCTGAAGGAGCTGATGAAGGCCTCGTACCCTTGCATGTCCCTTCATGGAG gCATCGACCAGTATGACCGAGATAGCATTATAAATGACTTTAAGAATGGAGCCTGTCGACTGCTTGTGGCGACCTCGGTCGCTGCCAGAGGGCTGGATGTGAAGCACCTGATCTTGGTGATCAACTACAACTGCCCCAATCACTATGAGGATTATGTGCACCGAGCCGGCCGCACTGGGAGAGCAGGGAATAAA GGGTTTGTCTACACCTTTATTACGGAAGACCAAGCTCGCTTCGCTGTGGATATTATAAAGGCTCTGGAGCTGTCGGGATCTGCTGTTCCTCCAGAACTGGAGCAGCTGTGGAACAACTTCAAGGATCAACAGAAAGCT GAGGGAAAGAGCATCAAGAGCAGCAGCGGCTTCTCTGGGAAGGGCTTCAAGTTCGACGAGACGGAGCATGCTCTAGCCAACGAGAGGAAGAAGCTGCAGAAAGCTGCGCTGGGGCTGCAGGACTCCGACGACGAGGATGGTGCTTTAGAT ATTGATGAGCAGATCGAGAGTATGTTCAACTCTAAGAAGAGGGTGAAGGACATGGCTGCACCAGGGGGGGGTGGAGGAGGGGTGGCCAATGCCACTGCTGGCGGCGGGGGGGGACCCAGCATGCTGGTGCCCTCTGCTGGCAATGCTGAGAAACTGGAGATTGCCAAGAAACTGGCACTGAAGATCAACGCCCAGAAGAACCTGGGTTCAGAAGCACTG GATGTGATGCAGCAAGCAACAAATGCGGTTCTGCGCGGAGGCACCATTCAGCCACAGTCTGTCTCTGCAAAGACCATCGCGGAGCAGCTGGCTGAAAAGATCAACGCCAAGCTGAACTACATCCCTGTGGAGAAGCAGGAGGAAGAGAAACAGGAGAGCGCGCAGAATGAGACCCTCAAGAGATACGAGGAGGAGCTGGAGATCAACGACTTCCCCCAG ACTGCCCGCTGGAAGGTCACGTCCAAAGAGGCATTGCAGAGGATCGGTGAGTATTCGGAGGCTGCCATCACCATTCGAGGGACTTACTTCCCACCAGGCAAGGAGCCGAAGGAAGGAGAGCGCAAGATCTATCTGGCCATTGAAA GTGCTAACGAGCTGGCCGTGCAGAAAGCTAAAGCAGAGATCTCCAGGCTCATTAAAGAAGAGCTTATCAGACTG CAAAACTCGTATCAGCCAACCAGCAAGGGAAGATACAAGGTTTTGTAG
- the ddx46 gene encoding probable ATP-dependent RNA helicase DDX46 isoform X4 translates to MGRESRHYRKRSASRGRSGSRSPEKRVKRDERVRSRSRERERRRERTHSRERRRSRSRERKRVRRSRSRERRRSRSRDRRGRRSRSTSPSKSRKTDDGSKSKEKNDSAESSAEKKKIKEEKEEEKDEANFDQNKLEEEMRKRKERVEKWREEQRKKAMENIGELKRELEEMKQGKKWSLEDDDDDDEDGVAVAPEEEAQAEAEEVAVEAEADSMDTVDDEQDTLDAYMEEVKEEVKKFNMGSMKGANDKKSGTTVTKVMTVLTTKKASFDSEKKKGELMENDQDAMEYSSEEEEVDLQTALTGYQSKQRKLLEPVDHQKIEYEPYRKNFYVEVPELTRMTPEEVHIYRLELEGIAVKGKGCPKPIKTWVQCGISMKILSALKKQNYDKPTPIQAQAIPAIMSGRDLIGIAKTGSGKTIAFLLPMFRHIMDQRPLEEAEGPIAVIMTPTRELALQITKECKKCSKPLGLRVVCVYGGTGISEQIAELKRGAEIIVCTPGRMIDMLGANNGRVTNLRRVTYVVVDEADRMFDMGFEPQVMRIVDNIRPDRQTVMFSATFPRAMEALARRILSKPVEVQVGGRSIVCSDVEQHVIVLEEENKFLKLLELLGHYQEKGSVIIFVDKQEHADGLLKELMKASYPCMSLHGGIDQYDRDSIINDFKNGACRLLVATSVAARGLDVKHLILVINYNCPNHYEDYVHRAGRTGRAGNKGFVYTFITEDQARFAVDIIKALELSGSAVPPELEQLWNNFKDQQKAEGKSIKSSSGFSGKGFKFDETEHALANERKKLQKAALGLQDSDDEDGALDIDEQIESMFNSKKRVKDMAAPGGGGGGVANATAGGGGGPSMLVPSAGNAEKLEIAKKLALKINAQKNLGSEALDVMQQATNAVLRGGTIQPQSVSAKTIAEQLAEKINAKLNYIPVEKQEEEKQESAQNETLKRYEEELEINDFPQTARWKVTSKEALQRIGEYSEAAITIRGTYFPPGKEPKEGERKIYLAIESANELAVQKAKAEISRLIKEELIRLQNSYQPTSKGRYKVL, encoded by the exons ATGGGGAGAGAGTCCAG GCACTACCGGAAGCGCTCTGCCTCGAGGGGCCGGTCCGGGAGCCGCTCTCCAGAGAAGCGTGTGAAGCGTGATGAGCGCGTCCGCTCCAGGAGCAGAGAGCGAGAGCGCAGGAGAGAGAGgactcacagcagagagaggaggaggtcTCGGTCCAGGGAGAGGAAGCGGGTCAG ACGCTCTCGCAGCCGGGAGAGGAGGCGCTCCCGCAGTCGGGACCGCAGGGGTCGGAGGTCACGCTCCACCAGCCCTAGCAAGAGCAGGAAGACTGATGACGG ATCAAAATCCAAGGAGAAAAATGACAGTGCAGAGTCCTCTgctgaaaagaagaaaataaaagaggAAAAAGAGGAAGAAAAGGATGAAGCT AACTTTGACCAGAATAAGCTGGAGGAGGAGATGAGGAAAAGGAAAGAGCGAGTGGAGAAATGGAGAGAAGAGCAGCGGAAGAAAGCAATGGAAAACATCGGGGAGCTGAAGAGGGAGCTGGAGGAGATGAAGCAGGGAAAGAAGTGGAGCCTTGAGGATGATGATG atgatgatgaggatggggTGGCAGTGGCTCCAGAGGAAGAGGCTCAGGCAGAGGCAGAAGAGGTAGCAgtagaggcagaggcagacaGCATGGACACTGTGGATGATGAGCAGGACACGCTAGACGCCTACATGGAGGAGGTGAAGGAGGAGGTGAAGAAATTCAACATGGGTAGCATGAAGGGTGCAAATGACAAG AAGAGTGGTACAACAGTAACCAAAGTGATGACTGTATTAACAACCAAAAAAGCATCTTTTGACTCTGAGAAGAAGAAAGGGGAGCTGATGGAGAATGACCAGGATGCAATGGAG TACTCCTCAGAAGAGGAGGAGGTTGATCTTCAGACTGCACTCACTGGGTATCAGTCGAAACAGAGGAAGCTGCTGGAACCTGTGGACCATCAGAAGATTGAGTATGAACCGTACCGCAAGAACTTCTACGTCGAGGTTCCTGAGCTGACTAGAATGACTCCGGAAG AAGTGCATATCTACCGGTTGGAATTGGAAGGGATTGCAGTGAAGGGTAAAGGCTGCCCCAAACCAATCAAGACCTGGGTGCAGTGTGGCATCTCTATGAAGATTTTAAGCGCTCTTAAAAA ACAAAACTATGACAAACCTACACCAATCCAAGCCCAGGCTATTCCTGCCATCATGAGTGGCAGGGATCTGATTGGGATTGCTAAAACCGGCAGTGGCAAGACCATCGCCTTCCTGCTGCCCATGTTCCGGCACATCATGGACCAGAGACCTTTGGAGGAAGCTGAGGGTCCGATTG CTGTCATCATGACCCCGACTCGAGAACTGGCCCTTCAGATTACTAAAGAGTGCAAGAAGTGCTCCAAGCCTCTGGGTCTCCGGGTGGTCTGTGTGTATGGAGGCACAGGAATCAgtgagcag ATTGCAGAACTGAAGAGAGGAGCTGAGATCATTGTGTGCACGCCCGGGCGCATGATTGACATGTTGGGAGCCAATAATG GTCGAGTCACAAACCTGCGCAGAGTCACCTACGTTGTGGTAGATGAAGCTGACAGGATGTTTGACATGGGTTTTGAACCACAG GTCATGCGCATTGTCGACAACATCCGTCCCGACCGGCAGACAGTGATGTTCTCAGCCACGTTCCCCAGAGCCATGGAGGCCCTCGCTCGGAGGATATTGTCCAAACCTGTGGAGGTGCAAGTGGGAGGCAGAAGCATCGTGTGCTCAGATGTGGAGCAGCATGTG ATTGTCCTTGAGGAAGAGAACAAGTTCCTGAAGCTGCTGGAACTGCTGGGTCACTACCAGGAGAAGGGCTCCGTTATAATATTTGTAGACAAACAGGAGCATGCAGATGGGCTGCTGAAGGAGCTGATGAAGGCCTCGTACCCTTGCATGTCCCTTCATGGAG gCATCGACCAGTATGACCGAGATAGCATTATAAATGACTTTAAGAATGGAGCCTGTCGACTGCTTGTGGCGACCTCGGTCGCTGCCAGAGGGCTGGATGTGAAGCACCTGATCTTGGTGATCAACTACAACTGCCCCAATCACTATGAGGATTATGTGCACCGAGCCGGCCGCACTGGGAGAGCAGGGAATAAA GGGTTTGTCTACACCTTTATTACGGAAGACCAAGCTCGCTTCGCTGTGGATATTATAAAGGCTCTGGAGCTGTCGGGATCTGCTGTTCCTCCAGAACTGGAGCAGCTGTGGAACAACTTCAAGGATCAACAGAAAGCT GAGGGAAAGAGCATCAAGAGCAGCAGCGGCTTCTCTGGGAAGGGCTTCAAGTTCGACGAGACGGAGCATGCTCTAGCCAACGAGAGGAAGAAGCTGCAGAAAGCTGCGCTGGGGCTGCAGGACTCCGACGACGAGGATGGTGCTTTAGAT ATTGATGAGCAGATCGAGAGTATGTTCAACTCTAAGAAGAGGGTGAAGGACATGGCTGCACCAGGGGGGGGTGGAGGAGGGGTGGCCAATGCCACTGCTGGCGGCGGGGGGGGACCCAGCATGCTGGTGCCCTCTGCTGGCAATGCTGAGAAACTGGAGATTGCCAAGAAACTGGCACTGAAGATCAACGCCCAGAAGAACCTGGGTTCAGAAGCACTG GATGTGATGCAGCAAGCAACAAATGCGGTTCTGCGCGGAGGCACCATTCAGCCACAGTCTGTCTCTGCAAAGACCATCGCGGAGCAGCTGGCTGAAAAGATCAACGCCAAGCTGAACTACATCCCTGTGGAGAAGCAGGAGGAAGAGAAACAGGAGAGCGCGCAGAATGAGACCCTCAAGAGATACGAGGAGGAGCTGGAGATCAACGACTTCCCCCAG ACTGCCCGCTGGAAGGTCACGTCCAAAGAGGCATTGCAGAGGATCGGTGAGTATTCGGAGGCTGCCATCACCATTCGAGGGACTTACTTCCCACCAGGCAAGGAGCCGAAGGAAGGAGAGCGCAAGATCTATCTGGCCATTGAAA GTGCTAACGAGCTGGCCGTGCAGAAAGCTAAAGCAGAGATCTCCAGGCTCATTAAAGAAGAGCTTATCAGACTG CAAAACTCGTATCAGCCAACCAGCAAGGGAAGATACAAGGTTTTGTAG
- the ddx46 gene encoding probable ATP-dependent RNA helicase DDX46 isoform X2, translating into MGRESRHYRKRSASRGRSGSRSPEKRVKRDERVRSRSRERERRRERTHSRERRRSRSRERKRVRRSRSRERRRSRSRDRRGRRSRSTSPSKSRKTDDGSKSKEKNDSAESSAEKKKIKEEKEEEKDEAVSEVRTKDATTERQPDENFDQNKLEEEMRKRKERVEKWREEQRKKAMENIGELKRELEEMKQGKKWSLEDDDDDDEDGVAVAPEEEAQAEAEEVAVEAEADSMDTVDDEQDTLDAYMEEVKEEVKKFNMGSMKGANDKKSGTTVTKVMTVLTTKKASFDSEKKKGELMENDQDAMEYSSEEEEVDLQTALTGYQSKQRKLLEPVDHQKIEYEPYRKNFYVEVPELTRMTPEEVHIYRLELEGIAVKGKGCPKPIKTWVQCGISMKILSALKKQNYDKPTPIQAQAIPAIMSGRDLIGIAKTGSGKTIAFLLPMFRHIMDQRPLEEAEGPIAVIMTPTRELALQITKECKKCSKPLGLRVVCVYGGTGISEQIAELKRGAEIIVCTPGRMIDMLGANNGRVTNLRRVTYVVVDEADRMFDMGFEPQVMRIVDNIRPDRQTVMFSATFPRAMEALARRILSKPVEVQVGGRSIVCSDVEQHVIVLEEENKFLKLLELLGHYQEKGSVIIFVDKQEHADGLLKELMKASYPCMSLHGGIDQYDRDSIINDFKNGACRLLVATSVAARGLDVKHLILVINYNCPNHYEDYVHRAGRTGRAGNKGFVYTFITEDQARFAVDIIKALELSGSAVPPELEQLWNNFKDQQKAEGKSIKSSSGFSGKGFKFDETEHALANERKKLQKAALGLQDSDDEDGALDIDEQIESMFNSKKRVKDMAAPGGGGGGVANATAGGGGGPSMLVPSAGNAEKLEIAKKLALKINAQKNLGSEALDVMQQATNAVLRGGTIQPQSVSAKTIAEQLAEKINAKLNYIPVEKQEEEKQESAQNETLKRYEEELEINDFPQTARWKVTSKEALQRIGEYSEAAITIRGTYFPPGKEPKEGERKIYLAIESANELAVQKAKAEISRLIKEELIRLQNSYQPTSKGRYKVL; encoded by the exons ATGGGGAGAGAGTCCAG GCACTACCGGAAGCGCTCTGCCTCGAGGGGCCGGTCCGGGAGCCGCTCTCCAGAGAAGCGTGTGAAGCGTGATGAGCGCGTCCGCTCCAGGAGCAGAGAGCGAGAGCGCAGGAGAGAGAGgactcacagcagagagaggaggaggtcTCGGTCCAGGGAGAGGAAGCGGGTCAG ACGCTCTCGCAGCCGGGAGAGGAGGCGCTCCCGCAGTCGGGACCGCAGGGGTCGGAGGTCACGCTCCACCAGCCCTAGCAAGAGCAGGAAGACTGATGACGG ATCAAAATCCAAGGAGAAAAATGACAGTGCAGAGTCCTCTgctgaaaagaagaaaataaaagaggAAAAAGAGGAAGAAAAGGATGAAGCT GTGTCTGAAGTTAGGACAAAGGATGCGACAACAGAACGGCAGCCTGATGAG AACTTTGACCAGAATAAGCTGGAGGAGGAGATGAGGAAAAGGAAAGAGCGAGTGGAGAAATGGAGAGAAGAGCAGCGGAAGAAAGCAATGGAAAACATCGGGGAGCTGAAGAGGGAGCTGGAGGAGATGAAGCAGGGAAAGAAGTGGAGCCTTGAGGATGATGATG atgatgatgaggatggggTGGCAGTGGCTCCAGAGGAAGAGGCTCAGGCAGAGGCAGAAGAGGTAGCAgtagaggcagaggcagacaGCATGGACACTGTGGATGATGAGCAGGACACGCTAGACGCCTACATGGAGGAGGTGAAGGAGGAGGTGAAGAAATTCAACATGGGTAGCATGAAGGGTGCAAATGACAAG AAGAGTGGTACAACAGTAACCAAAGTGATGACTGTATTAACAACCAAAAAAGCATCTTTTGACTCTGAGAAGAAGAAAGGGGAGCTGATGGAGAATGACCAGGATGCAATGGAG TACTCCTCAGAAGAGGAGGAGGTTGATCTTCAGACTGCACTCACTGGGTATCAGTCGAAACAGAGGAAGCTGCTGGAACCTGTGGACCATCAGAAGATTGAGTATGAACCGTACCGCAAGAACTTCTACGTCGAGGTTCCTGAGCTGACTAGAATGACTCCGGAAG AAGTGCATATCTACCGGTTGGAATTGGAAGGGATTGCAGTGAAGGGTAAAGGCTGCCCCAAACCAATCAAGACCTGGGTGCAGTGTGGCATCTCTATGAAGATTTTAAGCGCTCTTAAAAA ACAAAACTATGACAAACCTACACCAATCCAAGCCCAGGCTATTCCTGCCATCATGAGTGGCAGGGATCTGATTGGGATTGCTAAAACCGGCAGTGGCAAGACCATCGCCTTCCTGCTGCCCATGTTCCGGCACATCATGGACCAGAGACCTTTGGAGGAAGCTGAGGGTCCGATTG CTGTCATCATGACCCCGACTCGAGAACTGGCCCTTCAGATTACTAAAGAGTGCAAGAAGTGCTCCAAGCCTCTGGGTCTCCGGGTGGTCTGTGTGTATGGAGGCACAGGAATCAgtgagcag ATTGCAGAACTGAAGAGAGGAGCTGAGATCATTGTGTGCACGCCCGGGCGCATGATTGACATGTTGGGAGCCAATAATG GTCGAGTCACAAACCTGCGCAGAGTCACCTACGTTGTGGTAGATGAAGCTGACAGGATGTTTGACATGGGTTTTGAACCACAG GTCATGCGCATTGTCGACAACATCCGTCCCGACCGGCAGACAGTGATGTTCTCAGCCACGTTCCCCAGAGCCATGGAGGCCCTCGCTCGGAGGATATTGTCCAAACCTGTGGAGGTGCAAGTGGGAGGCAGAAGCATCGTGTGCTCAGATGTGGAGCAGCATGTG ATTGTCCTTGAGGAAGAGAACAAGTTCCTGAAGCTGCTGGAACTGCTGGGTCACTACCAGGAGAAGGGCTCCGTTATAATATTTGTAGACAAACAGGAGCATGCAGATGGGCTGCTGAAGGAGCTGATGAAGGCCTCGTACCCTTGCATGTCCCTTCATGGAG gCATCGACCAGTATGACCGAGATAGCATTATAAATGACTTTAAGAATGGAGCCTGTCGACTGCTTGTGGCGACCTCGGTCGCTGCCAGAGGGCTGGATGTGAAGCACCTGATCTTGGTGATCAACTACAACTGCCCCAATCACTATGAGGATTATGTGCACCGAGCCGGCCGCACTGGGAGAGCAGGGAATAAA GGGTTTGTCTACACCTTTATTACGGAAGACCAAGCTCGCTTCGCTGTGGATATTATAAAGGCTCTGGAGCTGTCGGGATCTGCTGTTCCTCCAGAACTGGAGCAGCTGTGGAACAACTTCAAGGATCAACAGAAAGCT GAGGGAAAGAGCATCAAGAGCAGCAGCGGCTTCTCTGGGAAGGGCTTCAAGTTCGACGAGACGGAGCATGCTCTAGCCAACGAGAGGAAGAAGCTGCAGAAAGCTGCGCTGGGGCTGCAGGACTCCGACGACGAGGATGGTGCTTTAGAT ATTGATGAGCAGATCGAGAGTATGTTCAACTCTAAGAAGAGGGTGAAGGACATGGCTGCACCAGGGGGGGGTGGAGGAGGGGTGGCCAATGCCACTGCTGGCGGCGGGGGGGGACCCAGCATGCTGGTGCCCTCTGCTGGCAATGCTGAGAAACTGGAGATTGCCAAGAAACTGGCACTGAAGATCAACGCCCAGAAGAACCTGGGTTCAGAAGCACTG GATGTGATGCAGCAAGCAACAAATGCGGTTCTGCGCGGAGGCACCATTCAGCCACAGTCTGTCTCTGCAAAGACCATCGCGGAGCAGCTGGCTGAAAAGATCAACGCCAAGCTGAACTACATCCCTGTGGAGAAGCAGGAGGAAGAGAAACAGGAGAGCGCGCAGAATGAGACCCTCAAGAGATACGAGGAGGAGCTGGAGATCAACGACTTCCCCCAG ACTGCCCGCTGGAAGGTCACGTCCAAAGAGGCATTGCAGAGGATCGGTGAGTATTCGGAGGCTGCCATCACCATTCGAGGGACTTACTTCCCACCAGGCAAGGAGCCGAAGGAAGGAGAGCGCAAGATCTATCTGGCCATTGAAA GTGCTAACGAGCTGGCCGTGCAGAAAGCTAAAGCAGAGATCTCCAGGCTCATTAAAGAAGAGCTTATCAGACTG CAAAACTCGTATCAGCCAACCAGCAAGGGAAGATACAAGGTTTTGTAG